From a single Acidimicrobiales bacterium genomic region:
- a CDS encoding xanthine dehydrogenase family protein molybdopterin-binding subunit, which produces MSAPVRHSPPGGVGQSSRKIDAHTKVTGEARYPDDLAPADALWARVVFTGKPHARLLSLDFAAAEAMPGVIAVFGSADIPVNEYGLTLFDQPVFVGLENSGRSVVRCDVSRWEADHLALVVAETKAAADAGAAAIVAEWEDLPLIDDIDAALAKDAAPLHPELTPDSNIYQTYKFRRGDMDAGWAEADVIAEGVYEVPHQEHAYLQPEAALSYVDDEGRPTVEVAGQWTHEDREQIAHALGLPHERVRVIYPAIGGAFGGREDTSLQIVMALAAQQLAERGETRPIRSRWSREESIIGHHKRHRGRIRTRWGAKADGTIVAVEAESYLDAGAYNYTTNKVLGNLHLCVPGPYVVANLHVDSHAVYTTSVPGGAFRGFGAPQGAFAAECQINKLADALGMDPVEIRRRNMIRDGSIGHTGSVYPEGVSLPAVIERCAAESTWDDPAYEPPGVDPEPFASLPSEPDDIRRGRGFACAYKNVGYSFGFPERCESRIVLHGEPGETEPTSADLFHAGADVGQGGHTVFRQMAAEATGLPAEAIRAHYSDTATAGDSGSASASRLTWMSGNAILGAAEEAAKAWLDGERPAEGFFRYVPPPTQALDPDTGECDPNFAYGYVAQSVDVSVDIGTGHVTVHRVVSVNDVGRAINPDLVVGQIEGAVVQAHGYAITEDLQLRDGHITNPRLSGYLMPGIGEIPERVESVVMEVPDPIGPFGARGMAEMPYLPYAPAVVNALHDATGVWFDAFPLTPSRVLAGLRAAGITPSSIPPVAAR; this is translated from the coding sequence GTGAGCGCCCCGGTGCGCCACAGCCCGCCCGGCGGCGTCGGCCAGTCGAGCCGCAAGATCGACGCCCACACCAAGGTCACCGGCGAGGCCCGCTACCCCGACGATCTCGCCCCGGCCGATGCCCTGTGGGCCCGGGTGGTCTTCACCGGGAAACCCCACGCCCGGCTCCTGTCGCTGGACTTCGCCGCGGCCGAGGCGATGCCCGGCGTGATCGCCGTGTTCGGCTCCGCCGACATCCCCGTCAACGAGTACGGCCTGACCCTGTTCGACCAGCCGGTGTTCGTCGGGCTCGAGAACTCGGGGCGCAGCGTGGTGCGCTGCGACGTCTCGCGCTGGGAAGCCGACCACCTGGCACTCGTCGTCGCCGAGACGAAGGCCGCTGCCGACGCGGGGGCCGCTGCCATCGTGGCGGAATGGGAGGACCTCCCGCTCATCGACGACATCGATGCCGCTCTCGCCAAGGACGCCGCGCCACTGCACCCGGAGCTGACCCCGGACTCGAACATCTACCAGACCTACAAGTTCCGGCGGGGCGACATGGACGCCGGGTGGGCCGAGGCCGACGTGATCGCCGAGGGCGTCTACGAGGTCCCCCACCAGGAACACGCATACCTGCAGCCGGAGGCCGCGCTGTCCTACGTGGACGATGAGGGTCGCCCGACCGTCGAGGTCGCGGGCCAGTGGACGCACGAGGACCGTGAGCAGATCGCCCACGCGCTTGGCCTGCCCCATGAACGCGTTCGCGTGATCTACCCGGCCATCGGCGGTGCGTTCGGCGGCCGCGAGGACACATCGCTGCAGATCGTGATGGCCCTCGCCGCGCAGCAACTCGCCGAGCGGGGGGAGACCCGCCCGATCCGGTCCCGCTGGTCACGCGAGGAATCGATCATCGGGCACCACAAGCGCCACCGCGGCCGGATCCGTACGCGTTGGGGGGCGAAGGCCGACGGCACGATCGTCGCCGTCGAGGCCGAGTCGTATCTCGACGCCGGCGCCTACAACTACACGACGAACAAGGTCCTCGGGAACCTGCACCTGTGCGTACCGGGGCCCTACGTCGTGGCGAACCTCCACGTCGACAGTCACGCGGTCTACACGACGTCGGTTCCCGGTGGCGCCTTCCGCGGCTTCGGTGCCCCCCAGGGCGCGTTCGCAGCGGAGTGTCAGATCAACAAGCTGGCCGATGCCCTCGGCATGGACCCGGTGGAGATCCGCCGCCGCAACATGATCCGCGACGGCTCGATCGGCCACACGGGTTCGGTCTACCCCGAAGGCGTCAGCCTGCCGGCCGTCATCGAACGCTGCGCCGCCGAGTCCACCTGGGACGACCCCGCCTATGAGCCTCCCGGCGTGGACCCCGAGCCGTTCGCCTCGCTGCCGTCCGAACCCGACGACATCCGCCGCGGGCGGGGCTTTGCGTGCGCCTACAAGAACGTCGGCTACTCGTTCGGCTTCCCGGAGCGGTGCGAGTCACGCATCGTCCTGCACGGCGAACCGGGCGAAACCGAACCGACGAGCGCAGATCTCTTCCACGCGGGGGCGGATGTCGGCCAGGGCGGCCACACGGTGTTCCGCCAGATGGCGGCAGAGGCGACCGGCCTTCCCGCCGAGGCGATCCGGGCCCACTACTCCGACACGGCCACGGCCGGCGACTCCGGTTCGGCTTCGGCGTCCCGGCTCACGTGGATGTCGGGCAACGCCATCCTCGGCGCCGCCGAGGAGGCGGCGAAGGCCTGGCTCGACGGCGAGCGTCCGGCCGAGGGGTTCTTCCGCTACGTGCCTCCGCCCACGCAGGCGCTCGACCCCGACACTGGCGAGTGCGACCCGAACTTCGCCTACGGCTATGTGGCGCAGAGCGTCGACGTGTCCGTCGACATCGGCACGGGTCACGTGACCGTGCACCGGGTGGTCTCGGTGAACGATGTCGGCCGGGCGATCAACCCTGATCTCGTCGTGGGCCAGATCGAGGGTGCGGTCGTGCAGGCCCACGGCTACGCGATCACCGAGGATCTCCAGTTGCGCGACGGCCACATCACGAACCCGCGCCTGTCGGGATACCTGATGCCGGGCATCGGCGAGATCCCCGAGCGGGTGGAGTCGGTGGTGATGGAGGTGCCTGACCCGATCGGCCCGTTCGGGGCCCGTGGCATGGCCGAGATGCCCTATCTCCCCTACGCCCCCGCGGTCGTCAACGCGCTTCACGACGCCACCGGCGTCTGGTTCGACGCGTTCCCGCTCACACCGAGCCGGGTCCTCGCAGGACTGCGCGCCGCGGGCATCACACCGTCGTCGATCCCCCCGGTCGCTGCCAGATGA
- a CDS encoding NAD(P)-dependent oxidoreductase, with protein MRILFADSCHLSCVDRLRTGGHVVTLTPDLDEASLVDAITGHDAVVVRSTRVTAAALEAGERLGLVVRAGAGVNTIDLDMASARGIAVCNTPGRNAIAVAELTMGLLLAVDRHIAEATADARAGHWDKGRYSKARGLAGRRLGIVGLGGIGTEVATRAAAFGLELHTLDRAGRSAATRRLIDDLDVTVHSVASELARAVDILSLHVPGGNETRHLVDSAVLAALAADTDAPVLLNTSRGDVVDPDALLGALELGMHAGLDVWPDEPPEKQGEWASALARHPNVVATHHIGASTDQAQVSVADAVAEVIEAFDEGRLVNCVNVETRRLGSCTVVVRHLDRVGVLAGVFDVLRRADINVEQMENRVFTGGRAAMALIEVVGEVGEDLVAELSAGEHILSVAVRGADC; from the coding sequence GTGCGCATCCTGTTCGCTGACTCCTGCCACCTGTCCTGCGTCGACCGACTGCGGACGGGAGGTCATGTGGTGACGCTCACCCCGGACCTGGACGAGGCGTCACTCGTCGACGCGATCACGGGCCATGACGCGGTGGTCGTCCGGTCCACCCGGGTCACAGCGGCCGCCCTCGAGGCGGGCGAGCGCCTCGGTCTCGTCGTGCGGGCCGGTGCCGGTGTCAACACGATCGATCTGGACATGGCCTCGGCCCGAGGCATCGCCGTGTGCAACACGCCCGGTCGCAACGCGATCGCCGTCGCGGAGCTGACGATGGGTCTGCTCCTGGCGGTCGACCGCCACATCGCCGAGGCGACGGCCGACGCCAGAGCCGGGCACTGGGACAAGGGCCGGTACTCGAAGGCGCGGGGACTCGCAGGGCGACGGCTAGGCATCGTCGGGCTCGGCGGCATCGGCACCGAGGTCGCCACCCGGGCGGCCGCGTTCGGTCTCGAATTGCACACCCTGGACCGCGCCGGGCGCTCGGCGGCCACCCGCCGCCTCATCGACGACCTCGACGTGACGGTCCACAGCGTCGCCTCGGAGCTCGCCCGGGCGGTCGACATCCTCAGTCTCCACGTCCCTGGTGGCAACGAGACCAGGCACCTCGTGGATTCCGCCGTTCTCGCCGCTCTCGCCGCGGACACCGACGCGCCCGTCCTGTTGAACACATCCCGGGGTGATGTGGTCGACCCGGACGCCCTCCTCGGCGCCCTGGAACTGGGCATGCACGCCGGCCTCGACGTATGGCCCGACGAGCCCCCGGAGAAGCAGGGCGAATGGGCTTCGGCGCTCGCGCGGCACCCGAACGTCGTCGCGACCCACCACATCGGCGCGTCGACGGACCAGGCGCAGGTTTCGGTGGCCGACGCGGTGGCCGAGGTGATCGAGGCGTTCGACGAGGGGCGGCTCGTCAACTGCGTCAACGTCGAGACACGCCGGCTCGGCTCGTGCACGGTCGTCGTGCGGCACCTCGATCGCGTCGGTGTGCTGGCGGGCGTGTTCGACGTCCTGCGCCGCGCCGACATCAACGTCGAGCAGATGGAGAACCGGGTCTTCA
- a CDS encoding IS3 family transposase (programmed frameshift), whose translation MPKKIDPRVKERCVRQVLDHLQEYSSLTAAAEAVARRENVGKETVRRWVIQAQIDGGQRQGPTSEELAEIKELKAKVRRLEQDNEILRQASNFLRGGTRPPRPLIVAFIDEMRAQGHAVESICRVLTEQGCQVAARTYRAWSQPAQQVAARTLSDALVEACVRDLAWTVTDDGRRQLTPEGLYGRRKMLRAVRHSIPDATPGAVDRAMRSLGLVGVRRAKGIRTTIPAKDGRRAGDLLNRDFTAPAPNKKWVMDFTYVRTWTGFTYVAFIVDVYARRIVAWNAATSKDTDLVMAPLRMAIWQRDRDGHPIVPGELIGHADAGSQYTSIRFTEHLDLEGVHPSIGSVGDAYDNALMESTIGLFKTECIRTTVFHAGPYRTLADVEYATAGWVDWYNNRRLHSTLDYATPIDYEQAHYATLNREPQPA comes from the exons ATGCCGAAGAAGATCGATCCGAGGGTCAAGGAGCGCTGCGTGCGTCAGGTCCTCGACCATCTGCAGGAGTACTCGTCGTTGACGGCGGCCGCGGAGGCTGTCGCCCGACGCGAGAACGTCGGGAAGGAGACCGTGCGCCGCTGGGTGATCCAGGCCCAGATCGATGGCGGCCAACGCCAGGGCCCGACGTCGGAGGAGCTGGCCGAGATCAAGGAACTCAAGGCCAAGGTCCGGCGTCTCGAGCAGGACAACGAGATCCTGCGACAGGCATCGA ATTTTCTTCGCGGGGGAACTCGACCCCCGCGACCGTTGATCGTGGCGTTCATCGACGAGATGCGCGCCCAGGGCCACGCGGTCGAGTCGATCTGTCGAGTCCTCACCGAGCAGGGCTGCCAGGTCGCCGCGCGGACCTACCGGGCCTGGAGCCAACCCGCCCAGCAAGTGGCGGCCCGCACACTCAGCGACGCGCTCGTCGAGGCCTGCGTCCGCGACCTGGCCTGGACCGTCACCGACGACGGACGCCGCCAACTCACCCCCGAAGGCCTCTACGGACGTCGCAAGATGCTCCGGGCCGTGCGCCACTCGATCCCTGACGCCACGCCGGGTGCGGTCGATCGGGCCATGCGCAGCCTGGGCCTGGTAGGTGTCCGACGGGCCAAGGGGATCCGAACGACGATCCCGGCCAAAGACGGCCGCCGAGCCGGTGACCTGTTGAACCGGGACTTCACCGCCCCAGCACCCAACAAGAAATGGGTCATGGACTTCACCTACGTCCGAACCTGGACCGGGTTCACCTACGTCGCGTTCATCGTCGACGTGTACGCCCGCCGGATCGTGGCCTGGAACGCCGCCACGTCCAAAGACACCGACCTGGTGATGGCGCCGCTGCGCATGGCGATCTGGCAACGCGACCGCGACGGCCACCCGATCGTGCCCGGCGAGCTGATCGGCCACGCCGATGCCGGGTCGCAATACACCTCGATCCGCTTCACCGAGCACCTCGACCTCGAAGGCGTCCACCCCTCGATCGGCAGCGTCGGCGACGCCTACGACAACGCGCTCATGGAGTCCACGATCGGCCTGTTCAAGACCGAGTGCATCCGCACCACCGTGTTCCACGCCGGCCCCTACCGGACCCTCGCCGACGTCGAGTACGCCACCGCCGGCTGGGTCGACTGGTACAACAACCGGCGCCTCCACAGCACCCTCGACTACGCCACCCCCATCGACTACGAACAAGCCCACTACGCGACCCTCAACCGAGAGCCGCAACCCGCATAA
- a CDS encoding N-carbamoyl-D-amino-acid hydrolase produces the protein MTRRVRVAAAQMGPIARADSRADVVERQLVMLRDAAERGCDLVVYPELALTTFFPRWWIDDQDEVDSFYETQMPGPETAVLFDEAARLGVGFCLGYAELTPDGHRYNTYVLVGPDGVEVAKFHKVHIPGHSDDEPDRPFQHLERHYFESGPEGFGVWRAFGGLVGMALCNDRRWPETYRVMGLQGVELVLIGYNTPIHYAPDPTQNTLASFHNHLVMQSGAYQNGTWVVGVAKGGTEEGVESLAHSAIYAPSGQIVAQAVTEGDEVIVADCDLDMCAQYKKTLFDFDLYREPRHYRLITEQKGVVEPPAAP, from the coding sequence GTGACGAGGAGGGTGCGGGTCGCCGCGGCACAGATGGGACCGATCGCCCGTGCCGACTCCCGGGCGGACGTCGTGGAGCGCCAACTCGTGATGTTGCGCGATGCGGCCGAACGCGGCTGTGACCTCGTCGTGTACCCCGAGCTCGCACTGACCACCTTCTTCCCCCGCTGGTGGATCGACGATCAGGACGAGGTGGACTCGTTCTACGAGACGCAGATGCCGGGCCCCGAGACCGCTGTCCTGTTCGACGAGGCAGCCCGGCTCGGTGTCGGCTTCTGCCTCGGGTACGCGGAGCTCACGCCCGACGGCCACCGCTACAACACCTACGTCCTCGTCGGGCCCGACGGGGTCGAGGTGGCGAAGTTCCACAAGGTCCACATCCCGGGCCACTCCGACGACGAGCCGGACCGGCCGTTCCAGCACCTCGAGCGGCACTACTTCGAGTCCGGCCCCGAGGGCTTCGGCGTGTGGCGGGCCTTCGGCGGTCTCGTGGGCATGGCGCTGTGCAACGACCGTCGCTGGCCCGAGACCTACCGGGTGATGGGACTCCAGGGCGTGGAGTTGGTGCTCATCGGCTACAACACGCCGATCCACTACGCCCCGGATCCGACGCAGAACACGCTGGCGTCGTTCCACAACCATCTGGTTATGCAGTCCGGCGCGTACCAGAACGGCACCTGGGTGGTCGGCGTCGCCAAGGGCGGGACCGAGGAGGGCGTCGAATCGCTCGCCCACTCGGCGATCTACGCGCCGTCTGGCCAGATCGTGGCTCAGGCCGTCACCGAAGGCGACGAGGTGATCGTCGCCGACTGTGACCTCGACATGTGCGCCCAGTACAAGAAGACGCTGTTCGACTTCGACCTCTATCGGGAGCCCCGCCACTACCGGCTGATCACCGAGCAGAAGGGCGTGGTCGAACCCCCGGCTGCGCCGTGA
- a CDS encoding phosphoribosyltransferase, translated as MSTEREVLDWDLYGRAVRELAVQVADDGYRPDMILAIARGGLFVAGSLGYALGVKNLYVMNVEYYTGVDERLEVPVMLPPYVDFVDVANANILVADDVADTGHTLELVRDFCAKKVTEGKVAEVRTAVLYEKSHSVVKCDWVWKHTDQWINFPWSTEPPVVDLSTAQTDAVDA; from the coding sequence ATGAGCACCGAGCGAGAGGTACTGGACTGGGACCTGTACGGCCGTGCGGTGCGCGAACTCGCAGTCCAGGTCGCGGATGACGGCTACCGCCCCGACATGATCCTCGCCATCGCCCGCGGCGGCCTCTTCGTGGCCGGATCCCTGGGCTACGCCCTGGGCGTCAAGAACCTGTACGTGATGAACGTGGAGTACTACACCGGCGTCGACGAACGTCTCGAGGTACCGGTGATGTTGCCTCCCTACGTGGACTTCGTGGACGTCGCCAACGCCAACATCCTCGTCGCCGACGACGTCGCCGACACCGGTCACACGCTCGAACTCGTCCGCGACTTCTGCGCCAAGAAGGTGACCGAGGGCAAAGTCGCCGAAGTCCGCACGGCGGTCCTCTACGAGAAGTCCCATTCGGTCGTGAAGTGCGACTGGGTCTGGAAGCACACCGACCAGTGGATCAACTTCCCGTGGTCGACCGAACCGCCCGTGGTGGACCTGTCCACCGCCCAGACCGACGCCGTCGACGCCTGA
- a CDS encoding Zn-dependent hydrolase, translating into MVPPHSDLRVDGGRLLRRLRELAGIGPITGPTGAAGSCRMALTDEDRDGRDLVVAWMRDLDLDVTVDAIGNVVGVRPGRHDGPPVMTGSHIDTVRTGGIYDGNLGVLAGLEVVETLASAEVVTDRPLAVGFFTGEEGARFAPDMLGSLVYVGGMGLEEALALTDTDGAVLGDELDRIGYRGTAPCPGPAPHAFVELHIEQGPVLEAEGLTIGSVTGVQGISWTGIEIAGQSNHAGTTPMAMRRDAGWVAAAVTTFVRELAVEMGGSQVGTVGTIDLHPDLVNVIAARAHLTVDLRNTDEAALVEAEARLAAELDRLAAAEGVTISSEAMARFEPVVFDEGVIRRIEETAMRLGHRVRRMPSGAGHDAQMFARVCPTGMVFVPSVGGISHNPAEHTGPADLTAGADVLLQTMLGLATIVPPADKGTDEEEDGS; encoded by the coding sequence ATGGTCCCGCCGCACTCCGATCTGCGCGTGGACGGCGGACGCCTGCTGCGCCGACTGCGTGAGTTGGCCGGGATCGGGCCGATCACCGGGCCGACTGGCGCGGCCGGGTCGTGCCGGATGGCTCTCACCGACGAGGACCGCGACGGCCGCGATCTCGTCGTCGCCTGGATGCGGGATCTGGACCTCGACGTGACGGTGGACGCGATCGGCAACGTCGTCGGTGTGCGCCCCGGACGTCACGACGGTCCGCCGGTGATGACGGGCAGCCACATCGACACCGTCCGCACGGGCGGTATCTACGACGGCAACCTGGGGGTGCTCGCCGGCCTCGAGGTGGTCGAGACGCTGGCGTCGGCCGAGGTCGTCACCGACCGACCCCTCGCTGTCGGGTTCTTCACCGGTGAGGAGGGGGCCCGTTTCGCCCCTGACATGCTCGGCAGCCTCGTCTACGTCGGCGGCATGGGCCTCGAGGAGGCGCTCGCACTGACCGACACGGACGGGGCGGTCCTCGGTGACGAACTGGACCGCATCGGCTACCGCGGTACCGCACCGTGCCCGGGACCCGCTCCCCATGCGTTCGTGGAGCTCCACATCGAACAGGGTCCGGTCCTCGAGGCCGAAGGTCTCACGATCGGTTCGGTGACCGGGGTGCAGGGGATCTCCTGGACCGGCATCGAGATCGCCGGGCAGTCGAACCATGCGGGCACGACGCCGATGGCCATGCGCCGCGACGCCGGCTGGGTTGCCGCTGCCGTCACGACGTTCGTGCGTGAGCTCGCTGTGGAGATGGGCGGCAGCCAGGTCGGCACTGTCGGCACGATCGACCTGCATCCGGACCTCGTCAACGTGATCGCGGCCCGGGCCCACCTCACGGTGGACCTCCGCAACACCGACGAGGCGGCGCTGGTCGAGGCCGAGGCCCGCCTCGCCGCCGAGTTGGATCGCCTCGCCGCAGCCGAGGGTGTCACGATCAGCTCCGAGGCGATGGCGCGTTTCGAGCCGGTCGTGTTCGACGAGGGTGTGATCCGCCGGATCGAGGAGACCGCGATGCGCCTCGGTCACCGGGTGCGGCGGATGCCGTCGGGGGCCGGGCACGACGCCCAGATGTTCGCCCGCGTCTGTCCGACCGGGATGGTCTTCGTACCATCCGTCGGGGGGATCTCCCACAACCCGGCCGAACACACCGGCCCGGCCGATCTGACGGCCGGCGCCGATGTCCTGTTGCAGACAATGCTCGGATTGGCGACGATCGTTCCCCCTGCGGACAAGGGGACCGACGAAGAGGAAGACGGATCGTGA
- a CDS encoding putative DNA base hypermodification protein, whose translation MTQAGQLFADGDRPPKGSWAIRLAGRRVIVTEVFWSYWNLAAERQAVFFRRAHNRPAPWTSDPVIARPRFTNAYRASDRVSQYLLHNVIYDEPRTAADTIFRTLLFKIFNRADSWEHLVAAVGEPTAASFDARRYACVLDELIDNDRRVYSAAYIMPNPQLGFARKHHNHLALIHELLRDGTIGQIEAPRD comes from the coding sequence ATGACGCAAGCGGGGCAGTTGTTTGCGGATGGCGATCGTCCTCCCAAAGGATCCTGGGCGATTCGCCTCGCCGGGCGGCGAGTAATCGTCACCGAGGTGTTCTGGTCGTACTGGAACCTCGCCGCCGAACGCCAAGCAGTGTTCTTCCGGCGCGCACACAACCGACCCGCCCCCTGGACCTCCGACCCCGTCATCGCGCGTCCCCGGTTCACGAACGCGTACCGCGCCTCGGACCGCGTCAGTCAGTATCTCCTCCACAACGTCATCTACGACGAGCCCCGCACCGCCGCCGACACGATCTTTCGGACGCTGCTCTTCAAGATCTTCAACAGAGCCGACTCTTGGGAACACCTTGTCGCCGCGGTCGGCGAACCGACCGCCGCCTCGTTCGACGCCCGCCGCTACGCCTGCGTCCTCGACGAACTCATCGACAACGACCGGCGCGTCTACTCTGCCGCCTACATCATGCCGAACCCCCAACTCGGCTTCGCTCGTAAGCACCACAACCACCTCGCCCTCATCCATGAGCTGCTCCGAGATGGAACGATCGGCCAGATTGAAGCGCCCCGGGATTGA
- a CDS encoding FAD binding domain-containing protein — MHPVQQHHRHVHGYHAVTSVDAALDLLAEHGEAARLVAGGTDILLELERGVRPGIGHLIDVTRIAGADEITVGDGSLNLGFATTHAQVIASSDVVEHALPLAQACVEVGSPQLRNRATVVGNLVTASPANDTISALIALDAAVSIRSASGTRAVDVADFYTGLRTTVLEPAEMVTGITVPTAPAGLDRRGLYVKLGLRRAQAISIVHLAVVVDLDDDIVTRARVALGSLAPTVFRATGVENLLVGAPLDGATIDAAVDATRAAVNPIADVRATAEYRADALGTVVARALRTLASGRHRERWAPDSPRLWVNAPGGHCPTGEEHATSTDGPAPVTATVNGTELTATADPSSTALDWLRESAHHVGEGSLTGTKEGCAEGECGACTIVMDGMAVMSCLVPAPRVAGTDITTVEGLARLGRSAEGGDNTVEGLAEPDQLHAIQEAFVDKAAVQCGFCIPGFLVSGASLIAEHPRPTPAQIRTGLSGNLCRCTGYYKIIEAVEAAAEASS; from the coding sequence ATGCACCCGGTCCAACAGCACCACCGCCACGTCCACGGCTACCACGCGGTGACATCGGTCGACGCGGCGCTGGACCTGCTGGCCGAGCACGGGGAGGCGGCGCGGCTCGTGGCCGGCGGGACCGACATCCTCCTGGAACTCGAGCGGGGTGTCCGGCCCGGCATCGGTCATCTGATCGACGTCACCCGGATCGCCGGTGCCGATGAGATCACCGTCGGAGACGGCTCGTTGAACCTCGGCTTCGCGACCACGCATGCGCAGGTGATCGCGTCGAGCGACGTCGTGGAACACGCTCTTCCGCTGGCCCAAGCCTGCGTGGAGGTCGGCTCACCCCAGTTGCGCAACCGGGCGACGGTGGTCGGCAACCTCGTCACCGCCTCGCCGGCCAACGACACGATCTCGGCGCTGATCGCCCTCGACGCAGCGGTATCGATCCGCTCGGCGTCGGGCACCCGCGCTGTGGACGTGGCCGATTTCTACACGGGGCTGCGCACCACCGTTCTGGAACCCGCTGAGATGGTCACCGGGATCACCGTTCCGACCGCGCCGGCCGGGTTGGACCGCCGCGGGCTGTACGTGAAGCTCGGGCTCCGCAGGGCCCAGGCCATCTCGATCGTGCACCTGGCCGTCGTGGTCGACCTCGACGACGACATCGTGACGCGGGCACGGGTCGCGCTCGGCAGCCTGGCGCCGACCGTCTTCCGGGCGACCGGCGTGGAGAACCTGCTCGTCGGCGCCCCCCTCGACGGCGCGACCATCGACGCCGCTGTGGACGCCACCCGTGCGGCGGTGAACCCGATCGCCGACGTGCGGGCCACCGCCGAGTACCGCGCCGATGCCCTCGGCACCGTCGTGGCCCGGGCATTGCGGACGCTCGCGTCCGGCCGACACCGGGAACGCTGGGCGCCCGATTCGCCCCGGCTGTGGGTGAACGCACCCGGCGGCCACTGCCCCACCGGTGAGGAACACGCCACGTCCACCGACGGGCCGGCGCCGGTGACCGCCACGGTCAACGGGACGGAACTGACGGCTACCGCCGACCCGTCCTCGACGGCCCTCGACTGGCTGCGCGAGAGCGCGCACCACGTCGGCGAGGGCAGCCTCACCGGGACCAAGGAGGGCTGCGCCGAAGGCGAGTGCGGCGCCTGCACGATCGTGATGGACGGCATGGCGGTCATGTCCTGCCTCGTGCCGGCCCCCCGCGTGGCCGGGACCGACATCACCACCGTGGAGGGACTGGCCCGGCTGGGACGGTCCGCCGAAGGCGGCGACAACACCGTGGAGGGACTGGCGGAGCCTGACCAGCTGCATGCCATCCAGGAGGCGTTCGTGGACAAGGCCGCGGTGCAGTGCGGTTTCTGCATCCCCGGCTTCCTCGTGTCGGGCGCGTCGCTGATCGCCGAGCACCCCCGGCCGACGCCGGCTCAGATACGCACCGGGCTGTCGGGCAACCTGTGCCGCTGCACCGGCTATTACAAGATCATCGAGGCGGTCGAGGCCGCGGCGGAGGCGTCGTCGTGA